The following nucleotide sequence is from Callithrix jacchus isolate 240 chromosome 12, calJac240_pri, whole genome shotgun sequence.
TACAAAAACTGCTAATTCGGAAATCACTCATATCGGACTTACTAAATAATCCCTCGGCACGTAGAGACTGACAATTACAAAAACGGACAATTCAGAGATCACCGGACACCCGGAACACTCAGACTCTTACAGCTATGATTCAGTAAGCATGTGTGGAATGCCTGTCTTACCCAGGTGACTATGTCAGGCGTTGCCTGAGATACAAGATGAAAACAAGGttctcgggccgggcgcggtggctcacgcctgtaatcccagcactttgggaggccgaggcgggtggatcacgaggtcaagatatcgagaccatcctggtcaacatggtgaaaccccgtctctactaaaaatacaaaaaattagctgggcatggtggtgcctgcctgtaatcccagctactcaggaggctgaggcgggagaattgcctgaacccaggaggcggaggttgcggtgagccgagatcgcgccattgcactccagcctgggtaacaagagcgaaactccgtctcaaaaaaagaaaacaaggttgTCATTTTCCAGGGAGGAATACTGGAGTGGAAAAGGCAGAAGGTACACCAGGAGAGCTATTTATTTCCAGTTAGCAGCCGCCACTGCTGAGGTCTGTGACCCTCAGCAAGTCACTTTTTAGATCTCCGTTTCTCtgtccaggagagagaaaaaagctaTTTCACAGGTTCAAACCTACCTAAAAAAGAGCTGCGAGGAATGCGTCACGAGACCTAGAAAACGGTACAAAACCCTCGGGGGCCTCTGCTTCTGACCTAGCGAGTGGCCCCACCGGGACAAAACGCCTCGTCCTCGAAGGGGCTGCGACGAGCGCAGCCACAGCTGGAGAATCGCCGGGAGGGCCACGGGAAGGCCAAGGGCGCGGCGCGCGCAGCTGGGCGGCGACCCTTACCCGGCGAGGCTCCCGGGACCAGACACCGCCCAACAGCCACGCACAACAGACGTGTCCGCGCGACAGCTTCCCCGATCGGGGACGCGAGACGGCGACAACCACCTGGCGAGCCGGTACAAGGCCCTCTCTAGGCTTTGGCGGGTCTGCAGCCTTGGTGGCATTAACCCTTCCCCGCCTCCGGGGCTGGCGACAGCTTCTCCGGAGAGGAAGTAGGTCGGGCTCAGACGCCTCGGCCAGGGGGCGGGTCTGCGTGCACCCTCAGAAAGAGTCACTTCCGTTTCCGGCCGGCACTCGGCCTCCGCACCTGGACAGGGCAGCGGGGCGCCGGCGGTTGCGCTATTCAAATCGGCGGACTTCCGGGTGGCGGCTTGTGTTTGAGCCTCAGAAAGCGAGGAGCGGCCTCCGCAGAAGCCGAGCTGCATGAGGTAACCGCGAAGCGGCTTCCCCTTACGGCTTCAGCCCTGGAGCCCCTGAAACGCCGGCGGCTGTAGGGAGGCAACGTTTTTTCCGTTAACGGCGGCCGCGGCGCTTACGGGCCGCGGGACTGGAGCTGCAGGCGGGGCTACCGTCGGGCTCGGGAAGCTTTCTCCCCGTTTTTCGCAGCCACAGCCCAGAGGCGCGGCCGAAGCCCGCGGGGACGCTGCCCGCTTGCCCAGTGCCCACGGGCACGCCTGTCGCGGACATGGGCTGTGGCGAATCCGCGTGCGGGTGGGCGGGTGCTGCCGAAGACCCTTTCCCGCCTCGGCCGGCTGTTCCTTGTCGGGCGGATGTTGTGCGGTTGGCTGAGCCtcggggctgctgctgctgcggaAACAGGAAGTGTCTCCGTGCTTCCGGAGCCGGGGTGGGCAGCAAGGAACTGGCCACTTTGAGTATCGGTGGCATCCCGGGCAGGGTTTCGGTgccgtttcttttttctttttttttttttttttttttttttgagatggagttttgctcttgttacccaggctggagtgcaatggcgcgatctcggctcaccgcaacctccgcctcccgggttcaggcaattctcctgcctcagcctcccgagtagctgggactacaggcacgcgccaccatgcccagctaatttttgtatttttagtagagacggggttccatcatgttgaccacgatggtctcgatctcttgacctcgtgatccacccacctcagcctcccaaagtgctgggattacaggcacgcgccacgatgcccagctaattttttgtattgttagtagagacggggttccaccatgttgaccaggatggtctcgatctcttgacctcgtgatccacccgcctgggcctcccaaagtgctgggattataggcgtgcgccaccgcgcctggcccttcgGTGCCGTTTTTGCTGGCTCACCTCAGCCCAGTTTGGACGTCCAGATGACCTTTGGAGAAATATTAAAGTCAGCAGCAGGTTTCACTTGCATCGCTAACAGCTCCCATTTGAGTTAATATTTTGTAAACGAATAGCAACAAAACATAAATGTAGTGGGTATTTAACTACTTGATATTTTGTAAACCCCATATCCTTTTTTACAACttgatattttgtaattttcttcagATCGATTAAGCACGCTTAAAAATTCGTGTAAATCATCTCATCTTTATGTGTCTTGCAAAGAAGAATGCTGAGCATCTCGTTTACTTGGGAGACGGTGTATGAAAATAGGCAGTTTTTTTACCTTCCTTGTGTAGTCTGCCCCCTCACCCCCCACTTGATCTGGGTTTCAGTTACCCTCTGTCTGCTGTTCAAAAGTACTAGATGGAAAACTCCAGAAATAAACAGTTCAGaagttttaataactttttttttttaatttgagatggagcctcgctttgctgcccaggctggagtgccagccatggtgcgatctcagctcaccacaacatctgcctccagggttcaagcgattctcctgcctcagcctcctgaatagctgggactacaggcccacaccaccacacctcgctaatttttgtatttttagtagaaaagaggtttcaccttgttgaccaggctgttcttgaactcctgacctcaggtgatccacccacctcaacctcccaaagtgccgggattacaggtatgagccaccacgcctggccagttttaAATAACTCTTATTACAGCGTTtaattattgttaatctcttactgtacctaatttataaattaaacttcatcataGCTCCGTATACGTAGGAAAACAGTATAGTGCAGTCAGGTGCTGTCAGTGGTTTTAGGCATTCACGAAATGTACTGAAACCCCCCCTTGGATAGAGGGTACTACTGTATTTTGGTCTCACTGTCTCAGCTCTTTTGTCTGAATTCCTACAATGGAAAATCTGAAATGTTTTTGAAGGtgcctttatttttagtttttgcattaaagtcttgctctgacacccaggctggagtgcagtgatgagatagTGGCTAactgcacccttgaactcctgggttcaagcgattctcccacttcagcctcctgaactaGGACTACTGATGTGCTCTACCatcctggttttgtttgtttgtttctttttgtcttttatagagacagggtcttgctatgttgctcaggctggtccgaaactcctgggctcaagtgatcctccaccttggcctccgaaaatgctgggaatacaggcgtgagccacttcacctggcttaAAGTGTTTGTAAATTGAAGGCTTCCATCTTCACAAAAGGTTGAAGGGTCATAAAAGTTGTACTCCTGTTACTAGAGATAGACTGAGGTGATCTGTTGAAATTTAACAGAATCTAAGAATGTTCTCCTAGCctcattttctcctattctttccTTATGGGGAAAATGGGATAGGAGGCACACCAGTTAAATCCTTGGAAAATCCCAAAACACCTTTCTGCCAGTGGGTGCCAATTTTCTCACCCACCaacctttcttaaaattttttttttttttttcaataaaaatgataGTCGTCCACtagcatttgtcttttttgtgctGTGCTTCAGCTGAATagtagaaaaggagaagaaaagggcCTGCTAATTTATTTTGAAGGGAAAGCAGGACACCTTTgctgttcatttttctctcataAGCAGCAAGTGATGAGGTTCACGTGACTTTCTTATTGATATGTACTTTTTTCCCCCCGTCCTCAGTGCTTTTAGGAAGAAGATCCTTTTACTGCTTTTGTACGAGACTAGACGGGATCTCATTTGTCAAAGGTGGTACCAGTCAGGTGtcttaacacaggaacagaactTCCTAGAGCAGAATGATGAAGGTAGATCTGAAAGTGGCTGCATACTTGGACCCTCAGATCAGGGCTCTGTGGGAGACCAAGGGGCCTGCAAGAGGGAACTTCCATCAGAGTACGTCTCGTCAAATGGACAGTCTTGATCCTAAGAGCTCTTGCTGGCACTTCCGGAACTTCACCTATGATGAAGCAGCTGGACCCCATGAGGCTGTCAGCAAACTTCAAGAATTATGTCATCTATGGCTGAGGCCAGAGATCCACTCAAAAGAGCAGATACTGGAACTGGTGGTGCTAGAGCAGTTCCTGACTATTCTGCCCAGGGAGACACAGACTCGGATACAGAAGCACCATCCACAGAGGATTGAGGAGGCTGTGGCTCTGGTAGAACACTTGCAGAGGGAATCTGGTCAAACGTGGAATGGGGTGAGAAGAAAGAGTCCTGTCATGTACAGTGCAATAGGATGAAGGTGGATATAGTAGGGATGGTGGCAGCTAGTTGAGAAATTACATGAATTAGGTCACTGATTTTTTTAGGACAGTTAAGGTGGGACCTGAAACTACAGGCTTACAGAAAAGTCACTCCCCAGGTTTCATAGATTGTGGCAGAGACTTCCCTGGCCTTAGAGAAAGAAGAGTTGCTTTTTGCCCTGTTTGGAGCCAGGGTGAATTGAGGGTCATGGGCCTAATCTGGCTTGGCCAAAGAGACAGGACTTGAGTATttagaaatagaataaaagacaataaagagggaggccaggtacagtggctcatactagtaagcccagcacttcgggaggctgagatgggtggatcacctgaggtcaggaattccagaccaggttggacaacatggtgaaaccccatctctacaaaaataaataaattagccaggcatgatgactggtgcctgtaatcccagctattctggaggctgaggagggagaatcacttgaacctgggaggcggaggttgcagtgatccaagatcaagatcataccattgtactctagtctgggtgacagagtgaggctctgtctcaaaaaaataagggggtgctggg
It contains:
- the ZNF75A gene encoding zinc finger protein 75A isoform X11; the protein is MMKVDLKVAAYLDPQIRALWETKGPARGNFHQSTSRQMDSLDPKSSCWHFRNFTYDEAAGPHEAVSKLQELCHLWLRPEIHSKEQILELVVLEQFLTILPRETQTRIQKHHPQRIEEAVALVEHLQRESGQTWNGVAVTQLGKEAVLLGETAEASSFRLKPEESQPVGVSQDEEFWKTYQGLQEQLRRNTHKETEPVYEMALFVLPKPKVISCLEQGEEPWVQVSPEFKDSARGSSTGHVHLVLLRMRIPWFLAGPGASHL